ACTCCGGATGAAAAAACGACATTGAAGAGGCTGTGTCTGTCTCCAGTTTCTTAGGATATAGAGGCTGAATGAGTCGTGTAATGTGTAAAACAAAACATTGTAACTGGAGGGAGTTTACGAACGTTTGACTCTCTTGCAtaacaaatttattattgtcctGTTGCATTCGGTCTATGCGAATAGCCGCTATTTCTAAATAGAAATTTTTTGTAAGAATTTTCACTCTGCAATTGTGCTCAATAGAACAAGAAATTGTAGCAAATGTAAGTGAACCTAATCTCCACACCTGCAGTTAGAAACTTCTCTTACAAAAAtaaatttagacagtctatagactgtctaaaataACTTTAGAAAGTTTATAGACTGTGTAAATATAATTTTGTAAAGGTTGAGCGGTTACTTAGCTTAGCACGCTATGTGTCTCGGGAAATGAGTGTTCACCAATTAACCGTGATCATTCGTGCTCTTTGAAGAGTCTGACCGTGGAAACTAAGTACCTATTTGTTAAATTTGTCTTTTTAATAGGGACCCAACAcgacggtctagtggttatggtgctcaactgatGGCCCAAAGGGTCGCCGGATCTAATGCCggccatggcagccgcattttgatgcgaagcgaaatgctagaggcccgtgtacttagatttagcttcgcgttaaagaacaccagatggtcaaaatttctggagccctccactacagcaggTCAATGATTCGTAATGAGGATCCCAGTAAAGGAATCACACTAAGGTTATTAGTAGTGCTAGGATTGAACTGTGTTTTATATTAGTAGTGAAAACAATGATTCATGATTTGAAAACTATTTAATTTCAACGGCTTTTGGCACTTAAGTCCTGTGCCAAAGGAAAGGACGGGCAGTAGTGGATGGAAAACGATTAGGTCGTGCAATGTGTCTAGTGGTTTGCACATGTGCTACTACTGGACATTGCTGAACCCGTTAGCACATTTCCATCCGCAGAGAATTGCAAAGAGTCGAGAAACACATCTATTTAGGCACTATGTTCAAGTATTCTTTCTCACGCTTGAAGTGACGCAGCAGCCTGCCCTTACCTTGTAAAATGATTAGGGAGCATGCGATGCGTTTTGTTACAGCTGCTCTTCGTGACTCAGTAATGAAGCCCAATGCAGAGCTAGTCTGTAGTGGGAGACAAGACCGAGTTGAAGATAGCGCGAGCCAGCAGCTCTTCCTTCTTGTCCTTGTGTGTCTTGCACAGTATTCTTTCCGAACCTGTTCGCAACATTTTTTACATACGTAGATTTTCAAGAGTTGCATCACTTCTTCTTTTTCATTGCCTCTCTCTGTTACCAAAGTTATCCGAAACAAAAATAGAAACCTCAGATAGCATTGGCAGTCTGGATTATTTTATCTTAAGGTGCGAGGTTGAAGTCCGGCCATTGCTCTCACGTTTTTGCAGGTTGGATCGCAGGGAGGCAAAGAAGCGGCACATCAGCAGCTCTGACTCAAGTCTTTGAAGTTCCTTAATCTGACGCGCCTGATGTGTCGATTTCCCTAAATATTGCAAGAGAAGTTCAAGGCCCTAAGTTTCACGCTTGCAGCTGGCGTGTGTGCCTCAAAATGTAGCTAACGTTTGCCTTGCAGTGCACTGCCATATATGTTGAAACACGCCGGTTCACTTAaatgggtactgacacgaatattttgagttgtcgttttcttgcgttaAATGAAAGGTCAAGCGCGAGTGAGCCTTGAAAAAGTAATTAGTGTTTtttaaagctagtttcggttcctactgtaccctgccgtcacaacacggtatgagcttctcgtcacgtgctcgcgcaatatatagtgacgtttccacggccactccgcaccatggctccgttggtgacgcacaagcggccattttggaagttttgatgaagCACatgcggccatcttggaagttttggtacctaacgtcatcacaactagccaggctgctgcgtgaagtcaccagaagtTGTACCGTAGCCTGACGTCCAGCttgtgtcgatgtcagtagggtGCACcgtggaaaaattgactttagcATGAAAGTGAAGCTCAGCaaagcatttgctgagcttcacatttgctcagagccgtctctgcatacaggagatttgtatggcagagtaaactcgccttcgaaaaaaggtgtcagtaccatTTTAAAGCCTGTTTTGTTTCTCCTTGTTTCCAGTTCGAAACACACGTCTAAACGCCTCGACAGGAAGCTTCTGCCATCCCCTCGCAGTGAGACGCTAAAAGACGCCACCAGCAGGGCGGAAGGCGATGGCACGAAGATATCCTCACTGTCGCAGCCGGTTCCCGAAAAGCGCGTCCCCCTCCAAGACACAACGCAGCAGGGCGAGGGGAGTCTCTGCCACTCAGGTTTCAAAGCCGACGGTAGCAGCAGCCTCTCGAGGCGGCAGCCCGTCGGTCCGGCCGGTTTGGAGCCGCCACCGCGATCAACACCCGGGCAGATGCTTCACTCAAAGACGCCGACAAACCGAAGACATCCTCGCATCGCCGAGAAAGGGAGAAGGCGACGAGCCACGACCTGCCGCCGGCTGCGGCTGCGTCTTCCTCGCGCGGCGCAGGCGGCAGCAGCTCCTCCCGCGAGAAAGAGCACAAGACCAATACCGAGCACACGGAGTCGCGCGAGCGGAACACGGCGGCATCCCACTCTCAGAATGTCGAGAAAGAGTCATCGTCCTCGAAGTCCGGCAGAAGTGGGAAGGAGAAAGAGTGGGCGCAGGAAAAGAGCAGGCATCACCGGGATAAGCATCACAAGCATTCTTCTTCAATGAAGACTTCGACGTTGCACAGGCAGGACAAGTCGTCGTTGTCAAAGGGGTCGTCTCACACGCAGAAGGATCGTGAGGATAAGTCCAAGCAGAGCAAGATGAAGCAGGCGAACATCAAGCAGCTGCTGACGGACTGCGGCATTGACGATTCGGACTCTGACGGAGAGGCGCCCGCGCCGAAGAAGCCGTGGGACGAGACCTCCCTCAAACATACTCCGGTCGCTATGAGGAGTATGTTCCAGAGGCAGTCAACTGCTCCGCACGGCATCAGCAGTCGACCATGGAGTACATCCCCACGTACATTCCGACACCAAAGAGGGAGATAAGCTGCGATGTTTCCACGACGACGTACTCTCCTCTGCCACTTTCGGAGGTACCCGAAACGAAGAACCAGCCGGTGAACTCATTTGTGCCTTCTGCCAGGGTGGAGCGGGAAATACGAAACGCAAGTACCGGGGACGCCCACGTAGTTCTTATCGCTGCTGTGTTAAAAAATACCTTTGGAGGGGTGGGGGGTGAGTGATATTTGTACTGACCGATCAAGGTGGGAGGTCATTTGGGTACTTCCATCAAACACGGGCACAAGTTCAAGaagtgaacttgtcttcttcaaggcagcaacaagTTTGCTGCCTTGAAGTAGACGAGCTGATTTATTTGTGAGACCGAAGCACCTGCTCACTGGCTACCAGTGGCAGCAGTGCTCTGCGCAGCTTTTTTATGGTGTGTGTTCTGTGGTCCGAAAAGCCAAGATTGGCCAATCTGTTTTGTCTTTGATGCGGCAGACACACATCAACTTCCGTGGTAGAGCACAGCCGTAGAAAAATGTGCTTCCTTAACTTGCTTAAAAAAATTACAGGTACAAAATATAATTGAGTAGGCTGGGGGCCTCGCAAGCAAGAGACAATATTAAAAATACGCAACCTTGTCTGCCCAAGTTTCTGTATCGCCCTCACAGTAATATAATACCCAAGGAATGTGCTTACCAGTGTTATATTTGTCATTTATTTGTGATGGTTATTCTGCTTGCATGATATGTACCGTAAAAGACGGCTGTTGGTGAAAGGAAGGTGCTACAGACAGGAGGTTCCATAAAACGCGGTAGAAAAGCACTTTTTTCATGCCGCTGCGTCTTGTTcctttagtcatgcacgtatgtGCACTGGTGCTTCTACAGCACCAGCCAATCAGAGTGCAGATCTTTGAAAAGTTGACTCTACGGTGTAAAGAATCTGACTCTCTCCCTGTATTCTTCCAAGACATTTCACATGAATCCATTGCGCCTTTTTGTAAGGAGATAGAATTGCACAGTGCACTGTTGCCAAACGTGTTGAAGGATTTGTACTGAAACATCTGCGATGTGCCTCAGTGTTTTATATTGAAATTTTTACGAGACTTTTTAATGTTTACATCGCAACTTTTAACGTTTACACGGAAAACTCTGTATTTACACGAACCGTTCTCTAAAGAATTCCTGTTTTGCCTGCTGGGAGGGTGCGCTTCAATTTTTGGCCAGTATAGCAAACGTATTAGCGAGTCAGCAGCTTACCAGTCACGGGACACTTTAGTCTGCGCTTGTGTACCTGTGTAGCTAAAAAAAAGTGCAGCTTTGTTTACGAAGTTTACTCTGAAATACGAGAAATTTTATGTGCGTAATCACGAGGTACGGTGAGTTGTATGTATTTGAACATATTGACAGCATACATGGCACAAAGTGCCAAATTTATGGGCTAGGAGTTTTACGGTGTTATGGACGCATTGTTTACGAGCACATTTATGTATTACGGACACATGCTTTCTAGCGTGGTGAGTAGCAGAACTGCTTAACTTAAAGACTCTTGCATCTACGCAGTTGTTACAAAGCCTGTGAACTTGCCTTATTGTTCGTTTTATTTGTCTGTTTTCACTGTTAtatattttatgcatgtgacGCACTGCTTTAAACTTGACCTTTGTGCAGCAAGTTTATCATGCAGTGCAAAATGGCAATCAAACCTTGTTATGACAGTCGAATGGTACTTGGAAATGCCTTTGTTTGAAATACGATTTACGAGATAAAACCAATACCCACTACTTTGGTTTTATTTTGGGAATCGATCATAAATGAGCACCAAGAGCAACCATTCAGACATGTAGCCGCCATAGGTACCCCGTGAACTTGCCTTACTTGATACATATGTGTTGGTGCACTGCCATAGCATGCCTATGCTATGGCAGTGCATGCTATGCTATGGCAAGCAGAGAAACGGTTGCTCGCGAACTGTTGGAGGCGTTCTACATGAAAATAAAGGGTGCAGCTTGCGTCAGCCAGGCGTCAGTGTGTTTGCGGAAGCGGGAATTTCAatggctttgccgcaatatgcagTAGATTTTCTGAtgattctgaaaaaaaattgtttgtgttgttacatacacatggtttatttatGAGAAACAGCAAAATAAATTCTAAATAAAGCTTTTTTGAATGTTAAAATGATACGTTGCAATAAACATTGTTCACAGACGTACAAAAGTAAGTGCACAAAGTGTCGTCAAATGGAAACAGAGGGAGAAAAGTTGCCTTTGATCCAGCCGGCATCGCCTTGCCGTGCAAGCTATTGAGATGTCGCTCATTCATCGACATCCGAGTCTTAACTCTAAAGTAACTCCTCGTCTGACGGACTGACGTCCAATTTAATCAAATTCTGATTTGGCAGATGAATGGTGATTTGGAGGAATTGCCACTCAAGTCAattgcagcagagcaaccggtgcGCATTGCAGAAAATCGCATGGTTGTGCGCGCGTCAGCAAAGCAAAACAGGTgagaaacctataataatccttgTCTCATCGCCAACGAGACGGGAGTGGTTTTTGTGAGTCCCCAAAACTTGAAATGCAACCACAGCGGCATTGTTTGTGTTAGTCTGTGCCTCCACGGAAACAGGCGTAATCGCTCCCTGGGCagttttgcgggcgcaagaagcgggAACCACCCAaaggatgaaaccgaaactggtcgCCCTGCGCGACCAGATGGCGATAGCTGGTGCACCGCTTTAGTGAAGTATAACAAAAACCGAGTCATCGGCGCAAAAACAAAGTTTTCATGAATTACCGCAACGTGGCTGCACATGCccagcaagagaaatgattgaaaaaggtgCACTTTTTAAACATACAAGTGATGACGTAAATGTACGTCATTGAACCATCTTGAAGGTGTTCATGGAGGTGTACGTGTACGTCCTTGACCCTGAGAGGGTA
This genomic stretch from Rhipicephalus sanguineus isolate Rsan-2018 unplaced genomic scaffold, BIME_Rsan_1.4 Seq5482, whole genome shotgun sequence harbors:
- the LOC119377703 gene encoding uncharacterized protein LOC119377703, which produces MARKDDAKWEARKAKHADESNCKFKDYGEIDYASIACFLSFQGPSKHTSKRLDRKLLPSPRSETLKDATSRAEGDGTKISSLSQPVPEKRVPLQDTTQQGEGSLCHSGFKADGSSSLSRRQPVGPAGGSSSSREKEHKTNTEHTESRERNTAASHSQNVEKESSSSKSGRSGKEKEWAQEKSRHHRDKHHKHSSSMKTSTLHRQDKSSLSKGSSHTQKDREDKSKQSKMKQANIKQLLTDCGIDDSDSDGEAPAPKKPWDETSLKHTPVAMR